A single Arachidicoccus sp. BS20 DNA region contains:
- a CDS encoding glycoside hydrolase family 71/99-like protein — translation MKIKLLALTLITANILCAQSKHAKTTLYPTYEGLVMAGYQGWFRTPGDGSGSKRFSYFSDTNTVGVDLWPDVSEYQKTYPTPFKFSDGSTAKLFSSYDKSTVDLHFKWMQQYGIDGVFMQRFFGTTKSHDAKNSSLVVLKNAFEAASKYKRAIAIMYDLSGLKASGEDCSSIIEDWKYLVDSLHVTNQPGTKTYLHYHGKPVVTIWGLGFPDRPYNIRDIGIMRLINFLKYDPVYGGCAIMIGVPTYWRELDNDCVNDPYLHQIIKSCDIVLPWMVQRFSPLLHHDMDRYRDLIEKDIQWCNQNHLAYVPCIYPGFSWHNLSVHAFPDDIKPLGSIPREGGKFYWQQIYTSLNAGAKMLYVAMFDEINEGTAIFKCVDNPPSAGNTHFTGMDGKPSGYYLWLTGQAADMLHGKKPLSITVPVRKK, via the coding sequence ATGAAAATAAAACTTTTAGCCTTAACGCTTATCACTGCAAATATTTTATGCGCACAATCTAAGCACGCGAAAACCACATTGTATCCGACTTACGAAGGGCTTGTAATGGCGGGTTATCAAGGATGGTTCAGGACACCGGGCGATGGAAGCGGCTCGAAACGGTTTTCTTATTTTTCCGATACAAATACTGTCGGTGTGGATTTATGGCCCGATGTAAGCGAATACCAAAAAACCTATCCAACACCTTTTAAATTTTCTGACGGAAGTACGGCAAAGCTTTTCAGTTCTTATGATAAAAGCACGGTGGACTTACATTTCAAGTGGATGCAGCAATACGGCATCGACGGTGTTTTTATGCAACGTTTTTTCGGTACAACGAAATCGCATGATGCAAAAAACAGTTCGCTTGTTGTGTTGAAAAATGCGTTTGAAGCCGCCTCAAAATATAAAAGAGCCATCGCTATCATGTACGACCTTTCGGGTCTGAAAGCTTCCGGCGAAGATTGCAGTTCGATTATTGAGGACTGGAAATATCTGGTAGATTCTTTGCACGTAACCAATCAGCCCGGCACTAAAACTTATCTGCATTATCACGGAAAACCGGTTGTAACCATTTGGGGCTTGGGCTTTCCCGACAGACCTTATAATATCCGCGACATCGGCATTATGCGGCTCATCAATTTTTTGAAATATGACCCTGTTTACGGCGGTTGCGCGATTATGATTGGTGTGCCTACTTATTGGCGCGAACTGGACAACGATTGTGTGAACGACCCTTATCTGCATCAGATTATTAAAAGCTGCGACATCGTTTTGCCCTGGATGGTACAGCGTTTCAGTCCGTTGCTGCATCACGATATGGACCGTTACAGGGATTTGATTGAGAAAGATATTCAATGGTGCAATCAAAATCACCTGGCTTACGTGCCTTGTATTTATCCCGGCTTTAGCTGGCACAATTTAAGTGTACACGCTTTCCCGGATGACATAAAACCGCTCGGTTCTATTCCCCGCGAAGGCGGCAAATTTTACTGGCAGCAAATTTATACTTCATTGAACGCAGGCGCTAAAATGTTGTATGTTGCTATGTTTGACGAAATCAACGAAGGCACGGCGATTTTTAAATGTGTGGACAATCCGCCGTCCGCAGGCAACACGCATTTCACGGGAATGGATGGTAAGCCGAGCGGTTATTATTTGTGGCTTACGGGGCAAGCGGCAGATATGTTGCATGGAAAGAAACCGCTAAGTATTACTGTTCCGGTAAGAAAAAAATAG
- a CDS encoding IS982 family transposase, with product MLNGDKVIRIFCLVDDLLKGIGHQEDVRCRVSDSEVITTAIVAALYLGGHHDNARGFMQMTGMCPQMLDKSRYNRRLHRLEPLLCSMFFQLGGYLKDISGASSYVIDSFPVAVCDNIRISRSKMLKGKQWRGRQSSMRRYFYGVKVQVLTTAKGIPVEFGFVPGSESDVQALKKLPLSVAPESCIYGDAAYTDYTIEDDMLEAENIHLMIGRKSNSKRKDEPWVRFLKEHSRKRIETTFSEIKNLFLRKIHAVTFKGFLLKILMFIFAYTLNRLTD from the coding sequence ATGCTCAACGGGGATAAAGTTATAAGAATATTTTGTTTGGTAGATGATTTATTAAAAGGAATTGGTCATCAGGAAGATGTACGTTGTCGAGTAAGCGATAGCGAAGTGATAACAACGGCAATCGTAGCGGCTCTTTATTTGGGGGGACATCATGATAATGCGAGAGGTTTTATGCAAATGACGGGCATGTGTCCTCAGATGTTGGACAAAAGCAGATACAACAGGCGTTTGCACAGATTAGAGCCATTGTTGTGCAGTATGTTTTTTCAGCTTGGCGGGTATTTGAAAGACATCAGCGGAGCAAGCAGTTATGTGATAGATTCCTTTCCTGTAGCGGTTTGCGACAATATAAGAATATCGCGCAGCAAGATGCTGAAAGGCAAACAATGGCGTGGCAGGCAAAGCAGTATGCGCAGATATTTTTACGGAGTAAAGGTGCAAGTGCTGACAACAGCGAAAGGCATACCGGTTGAATTTGGTTTTGTTCCCGGCAGTGAGAGCGATGTGCAGGCATTGAAAAAGCTGCCGTTAAGCGTAGCGCCTGAAAGTTGTATTTACGGCGATGCCGCTTATACGGATTACACCATCGAAGATGATATGTTGGAAGCAGAGAACATTCATTTAATGATTGGCAGGAAGTCCAACAGCAAAAGAAAGGATGAACCTTGGGTAAGATTTTTGAAAGAACACAGCAGAAAAAGAATTGAAACAACATTCAGCGAAATCAAAAATCTGTTCCTTAGAAAGATTCACGCTGTAACTTTTAAAGGTTTTTTACTGAAAATATTGATGTTTATTTTCGCTTATACCTTGAATAGACTTACTGATTAA
- a CDS encoding alpha/beta hydrolase family protein: protein MLFAFYTITRNLGYLVKSYAERGYVTLAFDLPGICNSAKTPYSFGKWKTRAVGEAPRFDIDRNLTNSTLTDAEVTGIEGFNYLCAQQNVDIKNVGITGFSWGGYSTTFLSGILGKRVKAAYAVFGCGYFDKGSFWKKIIDSLSPDIRRKWLRYFDAGRRAGNIKAPYFLEATSNDTYFWPEAVDNTLDVIPGIKNHVWDTNFNHRQMPSGHIMQQLYFDYYLKGKGQPFGTAKIAGEQQLSNGNKVLTIEVNEPANITVASVILYYSERAKNWQERKWIPLNTTLKSGNIYTVELPAKLIKEGVCCYGFVTDNRGVSVSTYMYHSINFSKVL, encoded by the coding sequence ATGCTCTTCGCTTTTTATACCATAACCCGCAACTTGGGTTATTTAGTAAAATCTTATGCTGAACGAGGATATGTTACTCTTGCTTTTGATTTACCCGGAATATGTAATTCTGCAAAAACACCTTATTCATTCGGAAAATGGAAAACAAGGGCTGTTGGCGAAGCTCCTCGGTTTGATATAGACAGAAACTTGACAAACAGTACATTGACAGATGCAGAAGTTACAGGCATTGAAGGATTTAATTATTTATGTGCCCAACAAAATGTAGATATAAAAAATGTGGGTATTACAGGTTTTTCGTGGGGTGGTTATTCAACGACTTTTTTATCCGGAATATTGGGTAAAAGAGTAAAGGCAGCTTATGCTGTATTTGGTTGCGGATATTTTGATAAAGGTTCATTCTGGAAGAAAATAATTGACAGCTTATCTCCTGATATAAGAAGAAAATGGCTCAGGTATTTTGATGCCGGTCGTCGTGCAGGCAACATTAAAGCGCCTTATTTTTTAGAGGCAACCTCTAATGACACTTATTTCTGGCCCGAAGCTGTAGATAATACCTTAGATGTAATTCCCGGAATTAAAAATCATGTATGGGATACCAATTTTAATCATAGGCAAATGCCCTCAGGACATATAATGCAGCAATTATATTTTGACTATTACTTAAAAGGTAAGGGACAGCCGTTTGGTACAGCGAAGATTGCAGGCGAACAGCAATTGTCCAACGGAAATAAGGTACTTACAATTGAAGTTAATGAGCCTGCGAATATAACAGTTGCATCAGTTATTTTATATTATAGCGAACGGGCGAAAAATTGGCAGGAAAGAAAATGGATTCCTTTAAACACTACGTTAAAATCCGGGAATATATATACGGTAGAACTGCCGGCTAAATTAATAAAAGAAGGTGTTTGTTGCTATGGTTTTGTAACAGATAATCGCGGCGTTTCTGTATCCACCTATATGTATCATAGTATAAATTTTTCAAAAGTATTATAA
- a CDS encoding glycoside hydrolase family 2 protein: MVKETEQPFRKEICLNGTWQIMPVYTKDTTDDLPATFAWDSTRIRIPSPWNVNGFTNTKGSDFVTFPSYPKRWDDAPVAIMKKDFSLPADWNGQRFFLHFDAVAGKAIYYLNGRKIGENFDIFLPYELDVTKYVNPKGTNELMVKVMASKLFDKQGKYGRRPYVSGSFWGTYISGIWQDVYLLAKPNVYISDVYINPQVISNELKVDVTVRNETSSEQKISLNEEIRKWINLAGNSVNDAPVENNKLDNKVALQLSNENNISIPANSSYTISLTQQVNQKLENWTPDNPNLYGLVLHLQTDGKNIDAKYQRFGWRQFSFDKDTLLLNGKPFHLKGDSWHFMGVPEMTRRYAWAWFSTLKKANGNAVRLHAQPYPHFFLDVADEMGICVLDESGLWASDAGPDMTSDTYWQNSETQIHHLVLRDRNHPSVFGWSVCNETEPIVHNVFHAPDSTAQSLIHEINTWVKIAKELDPSRAWISGDGETMFKTDLPTIVGHYGDVNSMKEWSSQGKPWGIGEQGMAYYGTPLQVSKYNGNRAFESQQGRMEGLAKEAYQLIPEQRKLGASYSSVFNLVWIKAFGIRHKRYNQTNHHKRRRIFYPF, translated from the coding sequence ATGGTAAAGGAAACGGAGCAGCCTTTCCGCAAAGAAATTTGCCTGAACGGAACCTGGCAAATAATGCCTGTTTACACAAAAGATACAACGGACGATTTGCCTGCAACATTCGCTTGGGACTCAACGCGCATACGCATTCCATCGCCTTGGAATGTCAATGGTTTTACCAATACCAAAGGCAGCGATTTTGTTACTTTTCCGTCTTATCCCAAACGTTGGGACGATGCGCCTGTTGCCATTATGAAGAAAGATTTTTCTTTGCCAGCCGACTGGAACGGACAACGATTTTTTCTGCATTTTGATGCCGTTGCAGGTAAGGCAATTTATTATTTAAACGGAAGAAAGATTGGCGAAAATTTCGACATTTTTCTGCCTTATGAATTGGATGTTACAAAGTATGTAAATCCAAAAGGAACAAATGAATTGATGGTAAAAGTGATGGCATCCAAGCTCTTTGACAAGCAAGGGAAATACGGTCGCCGTCCTTATGTTTCGGGTTCTTTTTGGGGAACTTATATCAGCGGAATTTGGCAAGATGTTTATTTATTGGCAAAGCCGAATGTTTATATATCTGATGTTTACATTAATCCGCAAGTAATTTCCAATGAATTAAAAGTTGATGTTACGGTTAGAAATGAAACATCTTCAGAACAAAAAATTTCTTTAAACGAAGAAATAAGAAAATGGATAAATCTTGCAGGAAATTCAGTGAACGATGCGCCTGTCGAAAATAATAAATTGGATAATAAAGTTGCTTTACAATTGTCCAACGAGAACAATATTTCCATTCCCGCAAATTCATCTTATACAATTTCCTTAACACAACAAGTCAATCAAAAACTTGAAAACTGGACACCCGATAATCCTAATTTATACGGATTGGTTTTGCATTTGCAAACCGACGGAAAAAATATTGATGCAAAGTATCAACGCTTCGGTTGGCGGCAGTTTTCTTTCGATAAAGACACTTTGTTGCTGAACGGAAAACCGTTTCATTTGAAAGGCGACTCATGGCATTTCATGGGCGTACCTGAAATGACGCGGCGTTATGCTTGGGCGTGGTTTAGCACATTGAAAAAGGCAAACGGCAATGCCGTTCGTTTGCACGCGCAACCTTATCCGCATTTCTTTTTGGATGTTGCGGATGAAATGGGCATTTGCGTGTTGGACGAATCGGGGCTTTGGGCAAGCGACGCAGGGCCTGATATGACTTCAGACACATATTGGCAAAACAGCGAAACGCAAATTCATCATCTCGTTTTGCGCGACAGAAATCATCCTTCGGTTTTCGGCTGGAGCGTGTGCAACGAAACAGAACCGATTGTCCATAATGTATTTCATGCACCTGATTCCACTGCCCAAAGCTTGATTCATGAAATAAATACCTGGGTAAAAATTGCGAAGGAACTTGACCCTTCGCGTGCATGGATTTCGGGCGACGGCGAAACAATGTTTAAAACCGATTTACCCACAATTGTTGGGCATTACGGCGATGTAAATTCTATGAAAGAATGGTCTTCGCAGGGAAAACCATGGGGCATCGGCGAGCAGGGAATGGCTTATTATGGAACGCCTTTGCAGGTTTCAAAATACAATGGCAATCGTGCTTTTGAATCGCAACAAGGCAGGATGGAAGGACTTGCAAAAGAGGCGTATCAATTAATTCCCGAACAAAGAAAACTGGGTGCTTCTTATTCGAGTGTTTTCAACTTGGTATGGATTAAAGCCTTTGGCATTAGGCACAAAAGATACAACCAAACCAACCACCATAAACGACGGCGTATTTTTTACCCGTTTTAA